In the Solanum pennellii chromosome 5, SPENNV200 genome, one interval contains:
- the LOC107019162 gene encoding protein POOR HOMOLOGOUS SYNAPSIS 1: MAGSHSRSPITAAEQAALPSSMSIATVTNHWEVQYARFIVCPASPHSSHSSLISLSSIGRKDGKRGKWISSASIVSLKLRTNSFDPNGGFILVVSLCDKILEEHYISRLMFSWPQVSCVSGFPARGSRAILVSYRDSVGQIQKFILRFLTIYEIENFMNVLKGKLDNANPQLLPCAEFDSAISSQSEFNPLDGASHRENEGWVCAASGDSAPNYMPLNLAPEFSQDSHKEETKLSREADEILSAFPPSFTSFLTNCCPEIDQVAAQSSMTKEVDLKDQIAKYLEDSSFQDMLVKIEKVIHELGDNTVL; encoded by the exons atggcgGGATCACATTCACGGTCACCGATTACGGCGGCAGAGCAGGCGGCGCTGCCTTCTTCAATGTCAATCGCTACCGTAACCAACCACTGGGAAGTTCAATATGCTCGGTTCATTGTCTGTCCAGCTTCTCCTCACTCCTCTCATTCGTCTCTCATCTCTCTTTCTTCCATCGGACGGAAGGACGGTAAACGCGGCAAATGGATCTCCTCTGCCTCCATCGTTTCTCTCAAACTCCGCACCAACAGCTTTGATCCTAATGGCGGTTTCATCCTCGTCGTCTCTCTCTGTGATAAAATCCTC GAAGAGCATTACATTTCACGGTTGATGTTCTCATGGCCTCAGGTATCATGTGTATCAGGTTTTCCAGCAAGAGGAAGTAGAGCCATCCTCGTGAGCTATAGGGATTCTGTTGGTCAG ATTCAGAAATTCATCCTGCGGTTTTTGACAATCTACGAGATAGAGaatttcatgaatgttttaaag GGAAAGTTGGACAATGCAAATCCTCAACTTCTTCCATGTGCTGAATTCGATTCAGCAATATCTTCCCAATCTGAGTTTAATCCTTTGGATGGAGCTTCACACAG GGAGAACGAAGGATGGGTATGTGCAGCTTCCGGTGACTCTGCCCCCAATTACATGCCACTGAACTTGGCACCTGAATTTTCTCAAGATTCACATAAAGAGGAAACGAAACTAAGTCGTGAAGCTGATGAGATTCTTTCAGCTTTTCCTCCCAGTTTCACGTCCTTCTTGACGAACTGCTGCCCTGAAATTGATCAAG TTGCTGCACAGTCAAGTATGACGAAGGAGGTTGACCTCAAAGACCAAATTGCG AAATATCTTGAAGATTCTTCATTCCAAG ATATGCTGGTCAAAATTGAGAAAGTCATCCATGAATTGGGAGATAATACAGTACTGTAG
- the LOC107019249 gene encoding uncharacterized protein LOC107019249: MEKKNKGNMLNYNKKKETIKKKTRELSILCDVKACVILVDPNGKVDTWPENPTDFNPIIQSYKENLCHGKRKRIDDDGCFEKKSKKNHALFCDDDENQWLNDVFRESNESLLVKLNSKLEAVERRIEVLKMMNYGNGVVGGSSSSAKESLLANQETHNRLENSNAYNQETEIAMAAEFWVIGGDESAYNQSKEIDFLRDNATLNNLNNVQNFGYDDHLWPVIATSEFSTCIN, from the coding sequence ATGGAGAAGAAGAATAAGGGCAACATGCTAAATtacaacaagaaaaaagaaactatCAAGAAAAAAACTAGAGAGCTTTCGATCCTCTGTGACGTTAAAGCTTGTGTCATTCTTGTTGATCCTAATGGAAAAGTCGATACATGGCCTGAAAATCCCACTGATTTCAACCCCATTATTCAATCCTACAAAGAAAATCTCTGTCACGGCAAGAGAAAACGAATTGACGATGATGGGTGTTTTGAGAAAAAGTCGAAAAAGAATCATGCTCTGTTTTGCGATGATGATGAAAATCAGTGGCTTAATGATGTTTTTAGAGAGTCGAATGAAAGTTTGTTGGTGAAATTGAATTCGAAATTAGAAGCTGTGGAGAgaagaattgaagttttgaagatgatgaatTATGGGAATGGGGTTGTTGGAGGATCAAGTTCAAGTGCGAAAGAAAGTTTACTTGCTAATCAAGAAACCCATAATCGACTTGAAAACAGCAACGCGTATAATCAAGAAACAGAAATTGCTATGGCGGCTGAGTTTTGGGTGATTGGTGGTGATGAATCTGCTTATAATCAGAGCAAAGAAATTGATTTTCTGAGAGATAATGCGACACTAAACAATTTGAATAATGTGCAGAATTTTGGGTATGATGATCATCTTTGGCCAGTTATCGCTACTTCTGAATTTTCGACTTGTATTAATTAA